A DNA window from Niabella yanshanensis contains the following coding sequences:
- a CDS encoding DUF4256 domain-containing protein, with amino-acid sequence MNNKKELSPSVKDELLGILKTRFEKNKNRHKAIDWDKVLTRLEANPTKLWSLNEMEITEGEPDVVGYDKKTGEYIFYDCSAESPKGRRSICYDGDALASRKEHKPKDSALGMAEDMGIDILTEVQYRELQQLGAFDLKTSSWVQTPAAIRKLGGALFCDRRYDTVFLYHNGAESYYGARGFRGYLKV; translated from the coding sequence ATGAACAATAAAAAAGAACTATCACCTTCTGTAAAAGACGAGCTTCTGGGAATATTGAAAACCCGGTTTGAAAAAAATAAAAACAGGCATAAGGCTATTGACTGGGATAAAGTACTGACCCGGCTTGAAGCGAACCCCACCAAACTATGGTCTTTAAATGAAATGGAAATTACGGAAGGCGAACCAGATGTAGTTGGTTACGACAAAAAAACGGGGGAATATATCTTTTATGATTGCTCAGCCGAAAGTCCAAAAGGCCGCAGGAGCATTTGCTATGATGGCGATGCACTAGCCTCAAGAAAAGAGCATAAGCCCAAAGACAGTGCATTGGGCATGGCAGAAGATATGGGTATTGATATACTTACAGAAGTACAATACAGGGAGCTACAACAATTGGGAGCCTTTGACCTGAAAACTTCCAGTTGGGTTCAAACGCCTGCTGCTATAAGAAAACTAGGCGGCGCTCTTTTCTGTGACCGGAGATATGATACTGTATTTCTCTACCACAATGGTGCAGAGTCTTATTATGGCGCAAGAGGATTCCGGGGTTATTTAAAAGTATAG
- a CDS encoding SDR family oxidoreductase — protein MKIVIIGGTGLIGSQLVNQLQQTNHEVIAASPSSGVNTLTGEGVKEVLVNADVVIDVSNSPSFEATAVMNFFKTSNENLLAAEKEAGVKHHIALSVVGTSQLQASGYFRAKQVQEDMIKSSGIPYTIVHATQFFEFAAGIVQMSTVDGKVSVPDANIQPIASKDVVSFLAKTAVDQPANSILEIGGPEKFDMTVWISQYAKATGKDLQVVSDVQALYSGAPLEKDTLAPQSAVYLGASHYAEWIADPANQR, from the coding sequence ATGAAAATAGTTATTATCGGCGGTACCGGCCTTATTGGTAGTCAGTTAGTAAATCAGCTGCAACAAACCAACCACGAAGTTATTGCAGCTTCTCCCAGCTCGGGTGTAAATACACTTACCGGTGAAGGCGTAAAAGAAGTTTTAGTGAATGCAGATGTAGTCATTGATGTTTCTAATTCACCTTCATTTGAAGCAACAGCGGTAATGAATTTCTTCAAAACCTCTAACGAAAATCTGTTGGCTGCAGAAAAAGAAGCTGGGGTGAAGCATCATATTGCCTTATCGGTAGTAGGTACCAGCCAGCTACAGGCAAGTGGTTATTTTCGTGCCAAACAAGTGCAGGAAGATATGATCAAATCTTCGGGCATACCTTATACGATTGTTCATGCCACTCAATTCTTTGAGTTTGCTGCAGGAATTGTACAAATGAGTACGGTTGACGGGAAAGTAAGTGTACCTGATGCCAATATTCAACCCATCGCAAGTAAAGATGTGGTGAGCTTCCTCGCTAAAACGGCAGTGGATCAACCTGCAAATTCGATACTAGAGATAGGCGGACCTGAAAAATTCGACATGACTGTTTGGATCAGTCAATATGCAAAAGCAACTGGTAAGGATTTACAAGTTGTATCGGATGTACAAGCCTTGTACTCCGGGGCGCCGTTAGAAAAGGATACGTTAGCGCCACAATCGGCCGTTTATTTGGGAGCCAGCCATTACGCTGAATGGATTGCTGATCCCGCAAACCAGCGCTAG